In bacterium, one genomic interval encodes:
- a CDS encoding sigma-54-dependent Fis family transcriptional regulator, protein MTRILVVDDDASLRRVLEYNLAEEGYEVTAAGSGEEALSFLARERFDLVVTDIKMPGMDGMDLLRRVKEGSPDTQVVMITAFGTIEMAVEAMKAGAFEYVTKPFNRDELKLTVKKALRYRTLETENLRLKKEVSRKFGFENLVGDSPRMQEVFRLVEKVADSDVSVLITGESGTGKELVAKAIHYRSRRSEKPFVAINCAAIPRELLESELFGYRKGAFTGAVRDKKGKFEDAGGGTLFLDEIGELPVELQPKLLRAVQEREITPVGGNAPVRFDARIISATNRDLEAEIAKGRFREDLYYRLAVVPVRLPSLRERPEDIPLLVRHFLEKLGGGARISIAPEALEALKNHYWKGNVRELENTLERLVILRESDRIRLEDLPEGIRDGGARVQTGGKGGFTFVLPPGGISLEEAEKALIIEALERNNWNQTKAAQFLRIPRHILLYRMEKFAISKN, encoded by the coding sequence ATGACCAGGATACTGGTGGTTGACGACGACGCGAGCCTCCGCAGGGTCCTCGAATACAACTTGGCCGAGGAGGGGTACGAGGTCACCGCCGCCGGAAGCGGGGAGGAGGCCCTTTCGTTCCTCGCAAGGGAAAGGTTCGACCTTGTCGTCACCGATATCAAGATGCCGGGAATGGACGGGATGGATCTTCTGCGCCGCGTGAAGGAAGGTTCCCCGGACACGCAGGTCGTAATGATTACCGCCTTCGGCACCATCGAGATGGCGGTGGAGGCTATGAAGGCGGGGGCTTTCGAGTACGTCACCAAGCCCTTCAACCGCGACGAGCTTAAGCTCACCGTTAAAAAGGCCCTCCGCTACCGGACCCTGGAGACCGAGAACCTCCGCCTAAAAAAGGAAGTTTCGCGAAAATTCGGCTTCGAGAACCTGGTCGGCGATTCCCCGCGCATGCAGGAGGTCTTCCGGCTTGTCGAAAAGGTCGCCGATTCCGACGTTTCGGTTCTCATCACCGGCGAGAGCGGCACGGGCAAGGAGCTCGTCGCCAAGGCGATCCACTACCGGAGCCGCCGTTCGGAAAAACCCTTCGTGGCGATAAACTGCGCCGCGATACCGAGGGAACTTCTCGAAAGCGAGCTTTTCGGTTACAGGAAGGGCGCGTTCACCGGGGCCGTCCGCGACAAGAAGGGAAAGTTCGAGGACGCCGGGGGAGGAACCCTCTTTCTCGACGAAATCGGAGAGCTTCCCGTAGAACTTCAGCCGAAACTGCTCCGCGCCGTTCAGGAGAGGGAGATAACGCCCGTGGGGGGGAACGCCCCGGTCCGCTTCGACGCGCGGATAATCTCGGCCACCAACCGCGACCTTGAGGCGGAAATCGCCAAAGGGCGTTTCCGCGAGGATCTCTATTACCGCCTCGCCGTCGTCCCCGTCCGTCTGCCCTCACTGCGTGAGCGCCCGGAGGACATTCCCCTGCTGGTCAGACATTTTCTGGAAAAACTCGGCGGAGGAGCAAGAATTTCCATCGCGCCCGAGGCGCTGGAGGCGCTGAAAAACCATTACTGGAAAGGCAACGTCCGGGAGCTTGAAAACACCCTCGAAAGGCTTGTGATTCTCCGGGAAAGCGACCGGATTCGCCTCGAAGACCTCCCAGAGGGTATCAGGGACGGTGGAGCCAGGGTTCAGACCGGGGGCAAAGGCGGTTTCACCTTTGTCCTTCCCCCAGGCGGCATAAGCCTCGAAGAGGCGGAAAAGGCGCTGATAATCGAGGCTCTGGAGCGGAACAACTGGAACCAGACGAAAGCGGCCCAGTTCCTTCGCATCCCGAGACACATTCTTCTCTACCGGATGGAGAAGTTCGCTATCTCTAAAAATTGA
- a CDS encoding universal stress protein — MQNVKKILVVNRSTRQCNMVTGFGVSLAKKFNADLCIVSVVHDPFSVTGWNLPFTSFENEFKSLMSKAREELDDCISSAKTMGLNIKSLVRGENPVEAVLKVIEEEKIDLLLLPAHEEGRLEHFLFGRTNEELVRRMPCSIFLLKSKPAPDAQ, encoded by the coding sequence ATGCAGAACGTGAAGAAAATACTCGTCGTCAACAGGTCGACCAGGCAGTGCAACATGGTTACCGGCTTCGGCGTGTCTCTGGCCAAAAAGTTCAACGCAGACCTTTGCATCGTCAGCGTCGTTCACGACCCTTTCAGCGTAACCGGGTGGAATCTGCCCTTCACCTCCTTCGAGAACGAGTTCAAGAGCCTCATGTCCAAGGCCAGGGAAGAGCTCGACGACTGCATCTCGTCGGCCAAGACGATGGGCCTGAACATCAAATCTCTTGTCCGTGGGGAAAACCCCGTCGAAGCGGTCCTCAAGGTCATCGAGGAGGAGAAGATAGACCTTCTATTGCTCCCGGCGCACGAGGAGGGACGCCTCGAACACTTCCTCTTCGGCCGCACCAACGAGGAACTCGTCCGAAGGATGCCCTGCTCCATCTTCCTTTTGAAGAGCAAACCCGCCCCGGACGCCCAGTAG
- a CDS encoding heavy-metal-associated domain-containing protein → MKRIHPLFLSALFALLFAFGAVYVIAGTDVGKPGDSTPSTSVKRAVFEVSGVTCGSCGLKIRRALKGVPGITAVDVDIEKKTVTVDYKEGETDPKALAEAISGTGYPALLLESSSPSPAGVKPASIKKSGCGGGCCG, encoded by the coding sequence ATGAAACGCATACACCCTCTTTTCCTCTCCGCTCTCTTCGCGCTTCTCTTTGCCTTCGGCGCGGTTTACGTAATCGCCGGAACCGATGTGGGCAAACCCGGCGATTCAACTCCTTCGACATCCGTGAAACGAGCGGTTTTCGAGGTTTCGGGAGTTACCTGCGGCAGTTGCGGATTAAAAATCCGCAGGGCGCTTAAGGGTGTTCCCGGAATAACAGCCGTAGACGTCGATATCGAAAAGAAAACGGTCACCGTTGACTACAAGGAAGGGGAGACGGACCCGAAGGCTCTTGCAGAGGCAATCAGCGGGACTGGTTATCCTGCCCTGCTTCTGGAATCCTCCTCGCCTTCCCCGGCGGGTGTGAAACCCGCCTCGATTAAAAAGAGCGGGTGCGGCGGAGGCTGCTGCGGCTGA
- a CDS encoding acetate/propionate family kinase, which translates to MDKPRVLTVNGGSSSIKFALFEGGGEVRRVLEGRIERIGLPGARLVFPPSELQEIDAPNHRAAAGLLLDRLGERLDFSTLKAIGHRIVHGMDYARPEFITRELLAGLRRIVPFDPEHMPSELELVEELGRRLPGILQLACFDTSFHRAMPKAAKLLPIPRRYYDMGVKRYGFHGLSCSFIMEELARQGEETANGRVIIAHLGNGASLTAVSGGKSIDTSMGFTPAGGIPMGTRPGDLDPGVAWFIMAEGKMTPKRFNALVNHEAGLLGVSETSPDMADLLVSQTGDERAAEAVELFCYQAKKCVGALAAALGGVDILVFTGGIGTHAPEIRSRVCAGLGFLGIELDETKNAAGETVISAKDSRAKVRVMKTDEERVIAEALFGRLSGEEQR; encoded by the coding sequence ATGGATAAACCGCGCGTACTGACCGTCAACGGCGGCTCTTCCAGCATAAAGTTCGCGCTCTTCGAGGGGGGCGGTGAGGTAAGGAGGGTTCTCGAAGGCAGAATCGAGCGGATCGGCCTCCCCGGAGCCCGCCTCGTTTTTCCGCCTTCGGAGCTTCAGGAAATAGACGCCCCGAACCACCGGGCGGCGGCTGGCCTCCTCCTCGACCGCCTGGGAGAGCGGCTGGACTTTTCGACGTTGAAAGCCATCGGCCACAGGATTGTCCACGGAATGGACTACGCCCGCCCGGAGTTCATTACGCGGGAACTTCTCGCGGGACTTCGACGCATAGTCCCCTTCGACCCCGAGCACATGCCTTCCGAACTGGAACTCGTGGAGGAGTTAGGCCGACGCCTCCCGGGAATTCTCCAGCTTGCCTGCTTCGACACCTCCTTTCACCGCGCCATGCCGAAGGCGGCGAAACTTCTGCCCATTCCGAGGCGCTACTACGACATGGGAGTTAAAAGATACGGCTTTCACGGCCTCTCCTGCTCCTTTATCATGGAGGAGCTGGCGCGGCAGGGGGAAGAAACGGCAAACGGGCGGGTTATCATCGCCCACCTCGGCAACGGGGCCAGCCTCACGGCGGTGAGCGGCGGCAAAAGCATAGACACCAGCATGGGTTTCACCCCCGCCGGAGGGATACCGATGGGGACGAGGCCGGGGGACCTCGACCCCGGCGTCGCGTGGTTCATCATGGCGGAGGGGAAGATGACCCCGAAGCGGTTCAACGCCCTCGTAAACCACGAAGCAGGGCTTCTGGGGGTCTCTGAAACCAGCCCGGATATGGCGGACCTGCTTGTCAGTCAGACGGGAGATGAACGCGCCGCCGAGGCGGTGGAGCTTTTCTGCTACCAGGCTAAAAAGTGCGTCGGGGCGTTGGCGGCGGCGCTTGGAGGGGTGGACATTCTCGTCTTCACCGGCGGAATCGGAACCCACGCCCCCGAAATCCGCTCGCGGGTCTGCGCCGGTCTCGGTTTTCTCGGAATAGAACTGGACGAAACGAAAAACGCCGCCGGAGAAACCGTCATTTCAGCGAAAGACAGCCGCGCGAAAGTCCGCGTAATGAAGACCGACGAAGAACGTGTCATTGCCGAAGCCCTTTTCGGCAGGCTTTCCGGGGAAGAACAGCGATGA
- a CDS encoding sensor histidine kinase translates to MKARFQAAGVSGRVIAILLLVLAVSLLHYQTKTTLPLLHDLYRRLYYIPVGLAAVWFGSRGGLKVSFLVAVLYLPHIMMDWHHVGRELANQLMEIALYFVFSGLIGHYADQERKFRQSWQETAEKLDRSYRELRKQADQILEIEGQLRRADRLSAIGQLSASLTHEIRNPLGSIKGTAEILKDDFPPGHPKAEFLGILLRETDRLDKVVEDFLGFARSRPESEGRELLDLGETARQTVLLVEPQARKNNAGFSLDIDSGLLVRGSPVQLKQVLLNLVLNALQVSPPGGSVTVTGRKKTGKVKGLEYREVEGWLAEISIEDEGPGIPPELLPKIFEPFFTTKFEGTGLGLAISLRIAEAHGGTLEAFNRPEGGARFLLTLPLAEEAGEPESAG, encoded by the coding sequence ATGAAGGCAAGGTTCCAGGCAGCCGGGGTAAGCGGGAGAGTTATCGCCATACTGCTGCTTGTGCTGGCGGTTTCGCTTCTCCATTACCAGACGAAGACGACCCTCCCGCTTCTTCACGACCTTTACCGCCGCCTCTATTATATTCCGGTGGGGCTGGCGGCGGTCTGGTTCGGGAGCAGGGGAGGGCTAAAGGTCTCCTTTCTGGTCGCCGTCCTCTATCTGCCCCACATCATGATGGATTGGCACCACGTCGGCAGGGAGCTGGCGAACCAGCTCATGGAGATAGCCCTCTATTTCGTCTTTTCCGGGCTCATCGGCCACTACGCCGATCAGGAGCGAAAGTTCAGGCAAAGCTGGCAGGAGACAGCCGAAAAACTGGACCGCTCTTACAGGGAGCTTAGAAAACAGGCCGACCAGATTCTGGAGATAGAAGGACAGCTCCGGCGCGCCGACCGCCTTTCGGCTATCGGCCAGCTTTCCGCTTCCCTTACCCACGAGATACGAAACCCTCTCGGCTCGATAAAAGGCACGGCGGAGATACTTAAAGACGACTTCCCTCCCGGCCATCCCAAGGCGGAGTTTCTGGGGATACTCCTTCGTGAGACCGACCGCCTTGACAAGGTTGTCGAGGATTTTCTCGGTTTCGCCAGGAGCAGGCCGGAGAGCGAGGGGAGGGAGCTTCTGGACCTCGGCGAGACAGCTAGACAGACGGTATTGCTCGTCGAGCCGCAGGCCAGAAAAAACAACGCCGGTTTCAGTCTGGACATTGATTCCGGCCTTCTCGTCAGGGGGTCGCCTGTGCAGCTCAAGCAGGTTCTTTTGAACCTCGTGCTCAACGCCTTGCAGGTGTCGCCGCCGGGCGGTTCCGTCACAGTCACCGGCCGCAAAAAGACCGGCAAGGTGAAGGGGCTTGAGTACCGGGAGGTGGAAGGATGGCTCGCCGAGATATCCATCGAGGACGAAGGGCCGGGAATACCGCCCGAACTCCTGCCGAAGATATTCGAGCCCTTCTTCACCACGAAATTCGAGGGAACGGGGCTCGGCCTCGCCATCAGCCTTCGCATCGCCGAAGCTCACGGAGGGACGCTGGAAGCCTTTAACCGGCCCGAGGGCGGCGCGCGCTTTCTTCTGACCCTTCCCCTCGCGGAAGAGGCCGGGGAACCGGAGAGCGCCGGATGA